The region aaaaggggtttagtgagtgccgcctcaaagttcagggggtttagcgcccgtttttaaacatcagggggtttagcgcccgtacccctaaagttgaggtgtcatgggtgattattagccctaaAAATGGGTCAAGCGGGTTAAACTGGAAGATAAAAGAGTTTGATGGATGAAAAAGTAAAAGATTAGGGTTAAATGagtgaaaaaatacaaatttaaaggtCAAAAATATATCTTAACCATATAATATGCCAGCTAAAAACATATGTCTACGCGCCTTTTTTGGTTTCTAACGTTTTGTCTAactagataaaaaaaagaatcaaataattataaaattaataagtttagaaattaaatagataaaatttacaaattgagATGTCAAATAGGTTacacttaaaaataaaaagtcggATGAATTAATGAATACAAATACATAGGTCAAAAAATGAATCACTAATTTTTCTCAGCTTGATGTATTATTTAACTCCTAAACTTTATCCTATACGACCCTTAACTATATTTTCTTCATATGACACatctaaatttttattgtttttgatgATTTAACCCCTCAAGGAATACGTacactgaaaaataaaaagtcgGATGAATTAATGAATACAAATACATGGATCAAAAGATGAATTAAGccataaataaacaaaactgCCAATTTTTCAGTCGAATTCAATTTTTTCACGCTCCTTATCCCTTATACACTAATTTCTTTCAAGcttgatatattatttaactCATAATTATCCTATGCGACCCTTAACTATATTTTCCTCATATCAcacatctatttttttttttttttgatgatatAACCCCTCAATACATGAATGACACGCGCCAAGGAAAGAATACATGTTGATATTTGACCTCTAAAATTATACCATTTTAACATATAAcctctttaacttttttttatttattatataaacttttattcttttgtttatttaaCCTTTCAAAGAATGTAGTAATTttgagaaaatataaatttgttccACACTagagaaaaatatttaacacctctttttttcttttccatttaaatttttcatattaaagCTCAAATAGATagacttaatataaattattttaaatattaattttttcaaaaaaaaatttatcaaacctGCCAGAACCAGCTCCGTGGCCATAGCTACTTACACGTgcatactttatttattttcttattgtttaaaaaaatagttacttaaaaattaaaaaaaaagtaattgcTCAGTTCATTCTTCTTGTAGCACAATATCACCAACATTCTTCCCACTCATATCAAACTTATTCATAACTACACTATATACGATTCCACCAATTcaaaataatactaaaaaaataaaccaaGAACAAGAACATTAACATAAACATCAATAtgcaattatgaaaaataacatatccaaaataaattaaattaaactgtAAACTCCTCCCGCCATTCTCTTCATTACctagaaatatttttttcgCCCAATTTCATAGCTTAAACTTCATCAAAAGCCGAAAGGTTCAGAGCGCCAAAATCAAATGGATGTCACTGAGACTGTATCTTCCGAATATTATATAACTTATCAACAATAGTCAGTATCTCGTCATCACATCAAATATTAATTTCCAGATCGCTTAAATCAGTAGATGACTTGCAAAATGTCATAGTTGCATAACTTGCATATACCACAGATTACCAATAATCTGTTAAAAGGAGTCTTCTCATAAATGGAAATGCTCCAAGCCCAAAAAGAACTATCAGCATTGTAATCCTAGAAAATAAAGATTCCGACAAGCTTGAAGGAGTAacataaaattctatttttaactTTAGCAAGAGATTCACTTCAAACCACCGAGGCATCCAGAAATTTGAGAACTTCAAATGCTGCACTGCCTTATAGCGAGCAGTAACTGCTACCATGTCTAGGCTTACTACTATCAAACTAGCTTACTACTATCAAACCGTAAAATACAAACCGAATGCCCGAGGAGACCATAATAGAAGTTTCATAGAGATACATAAGCATTAGCAAGAGCTCAACTGGAGAAACAAACTTGAGTTCTAAAACTCCATTCTTAATCATTTAACTTTCCAGATGATTCTGATTGAAAAAAAGAGCAATATCGCTGCCAAAGTTTTGATAATAAACCTGGAACAGATCGTGCAGCTGGTTGAAGCTAGTGATAACTTCCATCTCAAAACTTATATCTGCTGAATATTTTGTACGTAAATTCCTCAGACGCTAACAAATCATCCAAATAATTTACAGAATATCACATATCACAAGCTCATCCACCGACACCGACATGAGCCGAAGTTGCAATCAGATTAATCGACAAAATCACTTATATATTGCAGCATCATTAGCAAATCTAGCTTCAATGGTGAAGTTTACATCTCATGTTCCTGGCTGTAGCATAGCACAGCTGACTTCTACTTCAGAAGATTCCTAACCAATTCCATACTTTCAACCAGAGATAAATAAGCAACATAATTAAGCGTGCATGCTAAAAGACTTCTGCAGAGTTCTAGGCACACATAAAAGTATCAATTTAAAACCTTGTTCTCCATATTGCATCCTCTAAGATAGCCTTCAAATGCCACCCTCTAGTAGGTCTACTATATTCGATCATCGGACAGTGCTGTAGAAGAAAATGAATCCTGCAAATTACAAAGTATTAACTGACAATAACACATCTATTTATATTAGTTATATGAAATGTGATTAGAATGCTACTGTCATAGTAGTAAAGACAATTTTCCTCATTTTCACAGCAAAACTTCCATAAACTGAGgacaatataaatataaatagtacaCCCGTAACACTCCTTAACGGGATCTGAAATGAGAATAGCAGAAAGAAGATAGTACACAACAGATGCCTAGTCCCATTAGGCCACCACCATGACAACAAGATAGTACACCCCAAAGTTATAACCTTATCGAAGCTAACaacaatattaataaaaaaaaatctcgaCAAACAAGGTTTGGTGGAGAGAAATTATGTCTCCAGGTGAGAAGTTGAGGAAAGGGGGGGGGAAAAGCTTCACATTACATGAACCATAAATACAGTATTTGTATGAGCCATTCATGACAATTATGTACAGCACAGAGTCTCAACTTTGGGTAGTTAGCATTCCAGACTAACCAATGTGTTTGAATTCACCTTAAGACAAAAAAGTCAGCTGCTTCTGGGAGAGGAATAAAGCACAACGGAGCCCCTTAAATGCATCACTGGAAACTTCTTAACAGATATACAGCTGAAAGCGTGACAACGGTAACTGAAAGTTTTGCTGCCTCCAATAGATGTATCACTAAATTCGTCTGGCATCGATCCATTGCTAAGACATGATGCACAACAGTTTGTCACCCGTACTGTTAAACATGACACAGCATAGCTTCCATAAATATGTATCCCACTTTACCCACTGGTAACACATTGTAAGAAAAATTACCACAGTGATCACTTGGAAGAATGTATTCGTTGCAAGGAAGAAATCCAGCTACTTGAAGGACCAATTCTGCTGCTGGGCCCCTGACTAGGATTTGCAGCTTCATCGGGCAGAACAGGTTTTGGTGCATTTCTTTTTGAGGTACCAGCAAGTGAAAATGAGGTGGAGGGGATGCGCACATCATTTACAACCTACAAAAGAAAATTTCTCAGGTCATTGATTTGTTATGGTCTTTGATAAACTGACTCATAATATGCAAGCAAACCTTCAACggtaacaaaattaaaaagaaaaatgttttgagtATCTATCATTTGGGATTAGTGAAGGATGATACACTTCCCGTTATATTCCTTTTGATGTCCTTGTTTAAGGTTAAAGCAAGACTTACATTGTTATCGACATGCTTATCAGAGCTCAAATTCTTTCCTATTGCTGATTTAAACTGCATGTGTACACCAGGACCAGCAGATCTTATGAGATCAGTAGAATATGGAGCATTATTGCTTCCTGCCATCAAGAATAATTATACAGTTACATTCTAGAACAGTCATCAATAATCAAGCTCTATTTATAGTGGCACTGATAACAAAAATGCCATCTTCACGAATAACCTGTGCATATGCTCCACTGATTTGTACTTATCACCATAAgaataaacaaaagaaaatttcTAGTATATAAGAGTTAAATCTCACGAAAATGTAGAAAATAATACAATCTAGTAAAGTGAGGACACTTTGTGGTCCTTCACTTTCCAGGTTCAGCAATTGAGATACTATCTGAAGTACACAGGCTTGCTTTGAAACATTATCTTACCATACAGCATCAACTTATGGTACCAATACCATAATAAACTaaacttaaatttcaagtagaCTTGTGTCTTGAGTCAACCTAAGAAACTTCTTCCAAACTATGTTTTGAAAGGCGACTCAAATGCACATAGAATTCAAAAGTATCTAACCTTGATGATTCTCCATATCCGCTGACACAATGTGACTGCTGCTTGCTCCAGGAACTGGCTGCAAAATGTGAAAGGTTACCTTGTCATCAGTAATATTAATATCACAAACTCAAATTATGAATGTAATTTATTTACATGATAGCTCATGCACATAAGGAATCAATGATGCAATTTTGGAGtgatagcaaaaaaaaaaacactaagaGAAAGTAGCTGGTGGCAGAGAAAGGAAAATTGAAAAGAACAAAAAAGGTGTGCTAAAGATACTAACAGATATACGAGGTTGATTTCTGTTCTTTTGTGCCTGCTGGTACTTTATAATGGTCCAATCAAACACATAATCAAATTCATATCCTGCCATGGAAAGAAGGAAAACAAATGTTAAAGTAGTGATATTTCCTagaatatttaaaagaaaagcCAACAATTAATGAGTTTAGTTGGGAAAGGTCGGTCTCTTTTTTTTTCGTCTTCTTGGTACGTTGTACTTGTATGCAATGTTAAAGCATTTAAAAACCAATGCTTGCCAAATTTTACAAACACAGAATGGTTTCATTCCATGGATTATTATCAAATTCATTCCTAGTATAAAAACAGGATGTATCGAGTTGAATCATATCGCCATGGTTCCAAAAAGTGATTAAATAACTTTGTTTGCTTTTGCCAATCTTGTTAAACATCATCTAGAACTAGTAATCAAATACCTTCACGGGCAAACAAATCTCGAAACAGGCGTTTTAAAAATCCATAATCAGGTCGCTGATCAAATGTCAGCGAGTGGCAGTAATGTAGGTATGAAGCAAACTCCACTGGATGAGATTTGCAAAGAACCTGAACAATAAGAAAGCAGTCTTTAGATGTAAGCCCAAAAACTATTCGTTTAAAGCCGTATCCAAATAAAAGAGACTCACCTCAATAGGAGTTGACAATTTCTTTTCacaaattttatcatatttttgcTTCTTCGTGGCAGCTTTCAAACCCTGCCATGGAAGGCTGCGGtcgtaaaaaaattaagttagcTCAGAACAAATGATCCACACACTAAAATGCATAAGCTCATGGTTGTCTCAAGCATTTGACTACCCCAGCccttaaacattaaacatgGCTATTCGTAAGTTGTACCTTCAAGTAAATCAAAAGAAATTTACAGCTAAGCTAACAATTTACCTTCCGCGCAGAAAATATAACAATACATATCCAAGTGACTCCAAATCGTCTCTCCGACTTTGCTCTGCAACAAAAGAAACCAAAAGATGAGGTGAGATAAGGGAATGCTGTAATCAGCATGAGAAATATTTACGTTGTAAGTTTACATACAAATGTGTATGGTCCATGAAAAAAATGGTCATACAAAAAGGTAGCTGATTGGACATTTATTAGAAAGAAGAGTGTAGTGTTTCCTTGCTTACCAATTCCAAGGTGAGTGTTGCAACTGGCATAACGTGCAGTTCCCGTCAAGTTTTTGTTCTCcctgaaaaataaatatatcactAAAATCAGTAGTGGATGATATGCtttgaaattaaaaacatatataaagaATAGAATTATGGTTAACAtcatataagaaaaaaattcaattaaagtaAATTCATAGCTTAGCTGGAAGATTACCTATAAGGAATATGACGATGAGTTGTGGCGTCACGATATCTTTTTGCAAGGCCAAAATCAATTACGTAGACctgatataaataataaaagcaTATAAAATTAGCAAGTACTCAACAGCAAAGAGGGCAGAAAAAAGATAATTCAATAACATTTAACTaagaaaactaaattataataaaaccgCCATTACCTGATTTGCTTTACGACCAAGACCCATAAGGAAATTATCAGGTTTGATATCCCTATGCAGAAACCCTTTAGAATGCACAAACTCTATCCTTGAAAGCTAAAAGAAGGACAGAAAGaaaagttaagaaaataaaaacaaaataaaggtTCATTTTGCCACCCGAACTTGGCATAAAAGATCAATTAAGACCAAGTTTGTGGCTTTGGAAAAAAGACACCCTGAACTTGGCATTTTGGCTCATTTTACCCCTTCAGCTTCAATTTCTCCAATAATATTCCGAAGCATCATCTCCAATTTGTATATAACGGACCACTCATTTTTTGACAACTCATATGAGAGGATAAAATGAGACAAAAAGCCAAGTTCAGGGTTTTTTTCCTAAAGCCATGAGATTGGCCTTAATTGATCTTTTGTGTCAAGTTCGGGGGCAAACTGAACCTCTGTTAAAAAGCAAAAACTAAGCAGGATCTTAACAGTGAATCAAAGGTGTACAAAGCCATGCTTCCTTACCTTTTGTTCAGCTAACATTAACACTGTCTTTAACGAGAATTTCCTCCCACA is a window of Mercurialis annua linkage group LG2, ddMerAnnu1.2, whole genome shotgun sequence DNA encoding:
- the LOC126667860 gene encoding casein kinase 1-like protein 3; the protein is MERIVGGKYKLGRKIGSGSFGEIFLATHIDTFEIVAVKIENSKTKHPQLLYEAKLYNLLQGGSGIPNIKWSGGDGEDNVLVLDLLGPSLEDLFVYCGRKFSLKTVLMLAEQKLSRIEFVHSKGFLHRDIKPDNFLMGLGRKANQVYVIDFGLAKRYRDATTHRHIPYRENKNLTGTARYASCNTHLGIEQSRRDDLESLGYVLLYFLRGSLPWQGLKAATKKQKYDKICEKKLSTPIEVLCKSHPVEFASYLHYCHSLTFDQRPDYGFLKRLFRDLFAREGYEFDYVFDWTIIKYQQAQKNRNQPRISPVPGASSSHIVSADMENHQGSNNAPYSTDLIRSAGPGVHMQFKSAIGKNLSSDKHVDNNVVNDVRIPSTSFSLAGTSKRNAPKPVLPDEAANPSQGPSSRIGPSSSWISSLQRIHSSK